From Jaculus jaculus isolate mJacJac1 chromosome 19, mJacJac1.mat.Y.cur, whole genome shotgun sequence, a single genomic window includes:
- the LOC123455951 gene encoding late cornified envelope protein 3D-like, which translates to MSCQQNQKQCQPPPKCPSPKCPPKSPAQCVPAASSCCAPSSGGCGGLGSSQGGCCLRPRSPRRSHRCHRQPSRSCDRGSGQQSGGPGCGHSCGGC; encoded by the coding sequence ATGTCCTGCCAGCAGAACCAGAAGCAGTGCCAGCCCCCTCCCAAGTGCCCCTCCCCCAAGTGCCCTCCCAAGAGCCCAGCACAGTGTGTGCCCGCCGCCTCCTCCTGCTGCGCTCCCAGCTCCGGGGGCTGCGGCGGGCTCGGCTCCTCCCAGGGCGGCTGCTGCCTGAGGCCCCGCAGCCCCCGCAGGTCCCACAGATGCCACCGCCAGCCTTCCAGGTCCTGTGACCGCGGCAGTGGACAGCAGTCGGGGGGTCCTGGCTGTGGCCACAGCTGTGGGGGCTGCTGA